In Haloarcula limicola, the genomic stretch GCTCGCAAAGACGGACGCGCTCGGCATCGCCACGCCCGACGTCATCTACGGGTTCGGCGACCGCTGGCTCGATCTGGTCTCTAACACGCCGACCGAGGAAGCCCACGCCGTCGCCGACGTGCTCTACCGGGAGTACGAACCCGATTCCGTGATCGACTTCGGATGCGGGCTCGGTCGCTACCTCACCGGGTTCCAGGCTCACGGGGCCGCCATCCACGGCGTCGAGGGCTTTTCCGAGGCCCGAGACCACGCCGAGATACCGGCCGAGGCGCTCACCATCCACGACCTCCGCGAGCCGCTGGAACTCGACGAGCGGTACGAGTTAGCGCTGTGTATCGAGGCCGCCGAACACATCCCGTCGCGGTTCGCCGACACGCTCGTCGAGACGCTCACGGCAGCCGCGCCGCGCGTGGTCTTCACCGCCGCGCCGCCCGGCCACAGGGGGACCCACCACGTGAACGAAGCCCCGCGGGAGTACTGGATCGAGAAGTTCCGGTCGAACGGGTTCTCGTACGCCGCCGAGGAGACGGACCGGCTCCAGGAATCGATCCGCTCCGAGATCGACGCCGCGGAGTGGGTCGCCGACCGTCCCTTCATCTTCGTCGAGCAGTAGCGCGACACCCGCGGTCGTACCGTGTACGCGCGATAATCGCGAGAAGCCCCGACTGGGTCAGTTTGCCAGTCGTTCGGCCGCGTCTTCGCCGCCGGCGCCTTCGGTCACCGGCGTAGCGTCTCCGCTCGGCCCGCTCGGTTCGAGCAGTGCGAGGGTGCCGTTACCGACGACCGAGACCGTGACGCTGCCACCGTCGACGGTCGCACCCTCGACTCGCGTCCACGTCTCGCCGTCGTGGTACCACAGTTCGGCGTGCTCCCCGTCGCTGCGGGCCGGGACGGAGAACGCGGCACGGAGGTCGTCCGACGGGAGCGCGCTCACCGCTCGGAGCGCCTCACCGGTCCGCTCGTAACCGTCGGGGAGCGGCGGGAGCGAAGTCGCCGCCGCGAGCGTCGGTTCCCCGGTGAACGAGACCGTCACGCCGGAGATCGAGAGCCGGTCGGCGTCGAACCCGTCGCCGTCCCGCGCCGTGTCGTTGAACGCCGCTCCGGCGTTGCCCCGGAGCGTGACGTTGCCGAGCGTGCCGGTGCTCCGCGTCGTTCTGATTCCGTCGCCGGCGTTGTCACGGACGACCGTGTCCCGAATCCGAACGTCGCTGGCGTCGACGAGTCTGACGCCGTCGCCCCCGTTGCCCGCGATTACCGTGTTCGAGACGGTGTGATTGAACACGTCGAACCGGAAGTCGACGCCGACGCCGCCGTTGTTCCGCACGTCGGCGTCGCGGATAGCCACACGGCTGACGCCCGTCGTGCCGACGACGACGCCGCGGTCGCCGTTGTCCGTCGCCCGCAGGTCGGAGAGCGTGACGTTGCGGGAGGCCTGTCCGACGCGGACGCCCACGTCAGCGTTGGCCGAGGCGTTCAGCGAGCGCACCGTGAGGTTCGTCGTCTCCCACGTCCGCAGTCCGTCGCCGTTCTCGGCGAGCGTGACGTTCTCGACCGTCGAGTCCTCGGCGTCGTAGAGGAGGAGGCCGCCCCCGTTGCCACGGGCGTCGAGGTCCGAGACGCGCAGCGTCGGCCCGCCCCGGAAGATCTCGCCGGCGACGACGCCGCGCTCCCAGTCGCGCACCCGCAGGTCGGTGACGGTGACGTTGGCGAGTTCCGGGCCGACGCGCTCGCCGTCGGTCCCGTTGAACACGCGGACGCCGACCGTATCGTTCCGACCGACGCCGTCGACGACGTGCCCGTCGCCGTCGATGACCACGTCGTCGGACCGGACGCGGATGCACGTCTCGACGCCGCTGTCCTGCAGGTCCGTCGTCAGCTCGTAGCGGCCGGGTTCGGTGATGGTCGTGCAGGCGTCGATCGGCTCGACGCTCGCGGCGGTGCCGCTGCGCTGTCCCGTGAGGACGCCGGTCACGTCCTCGCCGTCGAGTTCGAGGCGGAACTCGGAGTCTCCGCTGGTCTTCTCGAAGGCGACGATGCGTCCCTCGACCTCGTAGGCGTCGCCCCACTGGTCGCCGGCGGTCCCGGTGACGGTGACTGTTCCGTCGTCGTTCTCGACGACTCGGTCGCTCGCTTCGGCCGCGTAGCCGTCGGCCTGCGTCTTCGAGACCGATCCCTCGACGGTGAACGCGTAATCGAAGGACTTCCCCTCCGACGTCGACTCGACGACGAAGGTGCCGTCGCCGACGGTCTGTGCCGCTCCGAGGGGCAACAGGCCGAGCGCCGCGGTTCCCGTCACGATGAGCGCCGAGAGGAGGAACAGACTCGCGTGGGTCCGTACCGCGTTCATGTCTCGGGCTTGGACGAACCGAGGAGTTAGTTAGGCGGCCCATGCGAGCGATAAGCACCGGTAACTCCGTTTCGGGGACAGTTGGGAACTGTTCTGTGTCAGGAGGGCGCTCGGCGGTCTACCGACCGACGTCGCGGCGACGGCGGCCGAAACTCCGAGAAGCCCGTTCTGAAACGGTTAAGTCCGCCCGTCCACGCGAGAGTGTATGGGCGAGTTACCGGAGGAGTTCCCGTGTACGATCACCAACTGGGAGTACATCTACGGCCTCTGTCGTGACGTGGCCGACGACGTGAAGGCCGCCGACTTCGAACCGGACGTGGTCGTCGCCTTGGCCCGCGGCGGGTGGTTCGCCGGTCGATGCCTCTGTGACTTCCTCGGGCTCGACGACCTGGCGAGCCTGAAGGTCGAACACTACGTCGGCACCGCACAGAAGGGCGACGAGGCCGAGGTCCGCTATCCGCTGGCCGACGGCGCGGTCGAGGGAAAGGACGTCCTCGTCGTCGACGACATCGCCGACACCGGCCAGTCTCTCGAGACGGCCGCCGAGGCCGTACAGGAGCAGGACCCCGGGAGCGTCCGGACGGCGACGCTACAGCTGCTTCAGACCAGCGAGCACGAACCGGAGTTCGTCGGCGAGCGCCTCGACGAGTGGACGTGGGTCGTCTACCCCTGGAACTTCGTCGAGGACATGATCGAACTCGTCGGCAGCGTCATGGAGAAGAGCGACCGGACGGTCCACACCACCGATGACGTCCGCTCGCTCCTCCGGTCGTACCACGGCGTCGAGCGCATCGAGATGGAGATCGCCCAGCCCGACCGCCTCGACGAAGTGATGGACGAGATGGTCAGGCGGGACGCGGCGACGAGAGAGGGCGAGGGCTGGCGACTCACCGACGGCTAAGAACGGACACTTCTCGTTCTCTATCCGGGCGCTCCGTCAGCGGCGGCGACGGCGGCCGTCGTCCCGGACGTACTCTAACGCGGCGACGAACTCCTCGGCGTCGACCCTGTCTTCGGTCTCTTCGAGTCGCTCGCGTATCTTCGTGGGAGTCATGCGTATTGTTAGCATAGAACCTGACGCGGCATAATTCTTTCTGTCGTTCTAACAATACTGCGCGGCGTGAAACGGCGGTCCGATCAGTCGTCGGACTCGACGATTCGGTCCTCGTGGAGCTCGATCCACTCCCGCAGCGGTCCGCGGACCCCCTCGACGGTGACGGTCACGTCGCCGTCGAACCCCCAGCGCGCCCGCGGCGCGTCCTCGCCGAAGCGAATCGGAACGTCGACGCGTAAGCCCTCCGCGGAGAGTTCCAGCGCCTCCTCTCGGTCGACCGTCTCGTCCAGCAGCCGTTCGACCGCCTCGTGGAGCTGTTCGAAGTCGGGTTCGGGGACGCCCGCTGACTCGCTCATGGGCACCCGTTCACGCTCCACCTATCTCTGTGTTTCCCCGGCGAGGTCAGGACGCTCGGAGAGCAGAAGAGTCGGAACCGGTCGCCGTCAGCGGTCACAGCGAGATGACGATCGGTACCGGCGCGAAACACAGCACGCCGAGGACGAACGTCAGGACGCCGACGGCCGCCCGTTTGGTCCCGAGCGGCGTCTCGTCCAGCGGCGTCGCCGACCCGACGCGTCCGAAGACGAGCGTCAGCACGCCCCAGAACGCCCACAGCGCCGCCGCCTGGCCGTTCTCGAAGGCGACGAGGTAGCCCGCGAGGCCGAACAGGAGCAGCGGGACCGCCAGCTGGATCGACCGCATCCGGTCGCCCAACAGCGAGCGCGTGACGTGCGCGCCGTCGAGTTGTCCCACCGGCAGCAGGTTCAGGAACGTGACGAACGCGCCGACCCACCCGGCGATGACGACGGGATTGGGGATCAGGGTCGGGTCGGCATAGACGACCTGTTCGCCGAGCAGCGCCGCGATGCCGCGAATCAGCAGCGGGTAGCCGATGTCGACGTGCGCGATGAGGCCGCCGGGGACCCGAACGGGGTCCATCGTGACGCCGACGGCGGTGACCAATATCGTCGCCGCCAGCCCCGCGAGCGGTCCCGCGACGCCGATGTCGAACAGCGCCTTCCGGTCGGGGATGTTGTCGTTCATCTGGATGACCGCCCCCAGCGTGCCGATGACGTTGAACGGGAGCGGGATGAAGTAGGGCAGGCTCGCCTGCACCTCGTGGTACCGGCTCAGCGCGTAGTGGCCGAACTCGTGGACCGCGAGGATGCCGAGCACCGCCGCCGCGAAGGGCCACGCTCCCACCAGCGAGACCGGGTCCGAGATGACCGGTAGCCCGTACCACCGGCTCCCCGCGTACAGCGTCGAGAGCAGCGTCGCCAGCGCCAGGGCGACGTTCGTCCACGGGACGCCGTCGACGCCCAGCGACCGCTTCTCGGCGACGAGGACGTACTCGCCGGTCTCCTCCGTGAGACGGACCCGATAGCCGCGACTGCGAAACGTCGGCCCGACCGCCTGCACGACGCGCTCGCGTTCCGTCATCGGCTCGCCGTAGTACCGGATCCCGTCCTCGGGCGTCGTGTCCACCTCGTAGACGTAGAAGGCGTCGGCGAGTCGCTCGGGGTCGGGGAGGTCCGTCGACGACGACGTGTGGGCCATCACCCCTCTCTACGGGTTCGTCCCGTTTGAACCTGTTTCCGCTCAGTCCGCGACGGCCTCCTCCGAGCCGCTCACCGCACCGGGGTCCTGAATCCAGAGGTCGCCGAAGAGGTCGTCCTGCTGGAGGCAGACCTGTCCCCGATGCGCCAGAAACAGCAGGCCGAGGAACGTCTCGACGCGGGAGCCGCCGGCGTGGTGGACCTCCCGGTAGAGGACCTCCTCGCGCCCTTTCTCGTAGTGCTCTCGCACCGCGGCGTACACGTTGTCGATGATGTCGTCGATGTTCTCGGCGTGGGCGGTGCCGGTCACGTCCGCCGCCGAGGGCTCGTCGTCCAGTCGCATGTCGTCGGCCCCCCGGTAGTCCAGTTCCTGTGTCCCCCGCTGGAACCCCTTCGGCGAGTCGCTGGTGTCGTACTCCCGGGACTCCTTCCACCACGAGTCCCGCTCGGCGTCCCGCAGGTCTCGCACCAGTTCGTCGAGCGTCCGCGGCATCCCGCGGGCGCGTCGGCGCTCCAGTCGCCGGTCCATCTCGGACTCCAGCGAGGCGAAGGGATCCGGTTCGTCGATCGGGGCGTCCTCGGTCATCGCCTGCTCCCACGGCTCGGCCATCGGTTCCTCGGGTTCGTCCTCGCCGAGCATCGCGTCGCTCTTCATCCGGACGAGGACCGACGCGTAGAACAGCGCCCGGCCGGAGGTCCGCAGGTCGCTCCCGTCGATGCGCGCGAGGAACTTGTCGGTGACCCGCACCACGTCGATGTCCCACGGGTCGATCTCGCCGTCGTCGGCGAGTTGCACCAGCACCTCGACGGGTTCGGCCTTCTCCTCGTCGCCGTCGGCCGCGTCGCTCTCATCTAAGAGTTCGACGTCTTCGGGTTCGTCGCCGGTCGTCGTCTCGTCGGCCGCGTCCGCATCGCTCCCGAACAACGGTGACTCCGCGCCGCTCGGCGGTTCTCTATCCTCGTGGCCCGTAATATCGAGCGGGATGTCGTCGTCAGTCATCGCGGCTCACTCCGTTCACCGCTCGATTTGGCCGAGACCCGCTCCTCACTTCGTTCGGACCGGCTCTCGCTATTGCTCGCGGCTCTCGCCGCTCGCCTTCGAGGGCCGCGCTTCCTTCGGTCGCGCGCCCCTCGCTAGTCATCGGCTAGTGCCTCCTCGTCGTCCGGTCCCTCGCCGGAGAGGTCGATGCCGGTGACGGTGCTGACGTTGTCGCCCTGCATCATTACGCCGATGGCGCGCTCGGAGCGTTCCAGCAGGGCCGAGCGGTGCGAGACGACGACGAACTGCGCTTCGCCCGCCAACTCGTCCACCAGTTCGCCGACGAGGTCGGCGTTGGCCGCGTCGAGGAAGGCGTCGACCTCGTCCAGCGCGTAGAACGGCGCGGGGTTGTGCCGCTGGATGGCGAAGATGAACGCGAGCGCGGTCAGGGACTTCTCGCCGCCTGACATGGCGTTCAGCCGCTGGATCGGCTTGTCGCCGGGCTGGGCCTTCATCGTCAGGCCGCCCTCGAAGGGGTCGTCCTCGTCTTCGAGGTGGAGGTGGCCCGTGCCGTTCGAGAGGCGCTCGAAGATGTCCTCGAACTGCTCGTTTATCTCGTCGAAGGAGTCCATGAACGTCTCCTTCTTCCGAGCCTCGTAGGTGTCGATGCGGTCTCTGATGCCCTCGGCCTCCTCGACGAGCGTATCCTTCTGGTCCTCCAAGTCGGCGAGGTCGTCGGCCACGCTGTCGTACTCGTCGATGGCGCGCATGTTGACCGGCTCCAGGGCCTCCATCTCGCCGGAGAGACGCTCGATCTCGGCCTCGACGGTGTCGTGGTCGGGGACGTCCTCGGGGTCGTAGTCGCCGACCTGCGCCTCGAGTTCGTCGATCTCCCACTCTAAGCGCTCCTCGTCCTCCCGCTCGTCTCCGAGGTCGCGCTCGACTTCAGAGACCGCAGAC encodes the following:
- a CDS encoding methyltransferase domain-containing protein; this encodes MRSYITTVGKWVLAKTDALGIATPDVIYGFGDRWLDLVSNTPTEEAHAVADVLYREYEPDSVIDFGCGLGRYLTGFQAHGAAIHGVEGFSEARDHAEIPAEALTIHDLREPLELDERYELALCIEAAEHIPSRFADTLVETLTAAAPRVVFTAAPPGHRGTHHVNEAPREYWIEKFRSNGFSYAAEETDRLQESIRSEIDAAEWVADRPFIFVEQ
- a CDS encoding right-handed parallel beta-helix repeat-containing protein is translated as MNAVRTHASLFLLSALIVTGTAALGLLPLGAAQTVGDGTFVVESTSEGKSFDYAFTVEGSVSKTQADGYAAEASDRVVENDDGTVTVTGTAGDQWGDAYEVEGRIVAFEKTSGDSEFRLELDGEDVTGVLTGQRSGTAASVEPIDACTTITEPGRYELTTDLQDSGVETCIRVRSDDVVIDGDGHVVDGVGRNDTVGVRVFNGTDGERVGPELANVTVTDLRVRDWERGVVAGEIFRGGPTLRVSDLDARGNGGGLLLYDAEDSTVENVTLAENGDGLRTWETTNLTVRSLNASANADVGVRVGQASRNVTLSDLRATDNGDRGVVVGTTGVSRVAIRDADVRNNGGVGVDFRFDVFNHTVSNTVIAGNGGDGVRLVDASDVRIRDTVVRDNAGDGIRTTRSTGTLGNVTLRGNAGAAFNDTARDGDGFDADRLSISGVTVSFTGEPTLAAATSLPPLPDGYERTGEALRAVSALPSDDLRAAFSVPARSDGEHAELWYHDGETWTRVEGATVDGGSVTVSVVGNGTLALLEPSGPSGDATPVTEGAGGEDAAERLAN
- a CDS encoding phosphoribosyltransferase, with translation MGELPEEFPCTITNWEYIYGLCRDVADDVKAADFEPDVVVALARGGWFAGRCLCDFLGLDDLASLKVEHYVGTAQKGDEAEVRYPLADGAVEGKDVLVVDDIADTGQSLETAAEAVQEQDPGSVRTATLQLLQTSEHEPEFVGERLDEWTWVVYPWNFVEDMIELVGSVMEKSDRTVHTTDDVRSLLRSYHGVERIEMEIAQPDRLDEVMDEMVRRDAATREGEGWRLTDG
- a CDS encoding site-2 protease family protein; this translates as MAHTSSSTDLPDPERLADAFYVYEVDTTPEDGIRYYGEPMTERERVVQAVGPTFRSRGYRVRLTEETGEYVLVAEKRSLGVDGVPWTNVALALATLLSTLYAGSRWYGLPVISDPVSLVGAWPFAAAVLGILAVHEFGHYALSRYHEVQASLPYFIPLPFNVIGTLGAVIQMNDNIPDRKALFDIGVAGPLAGLAATILVTAVGVTMDPVRVPGGLIAHVDIGYPLLIRGIAALLGEQVVYADPTLIPNPVVIAGWVGAFVTFLNLLPVGQLDGAHVTRSLLGDRMRSIQLAVPLLLFGLAGYLVAFENGQAAALWAFWGVLTLVFGRVGSATPLDETPLGTKRAAVGVLTFVLGVLCFAPVPIVISL